The genomic window tacctgattgcaTCAGCGAGAAAAGAGACTGCTCTGGGTGGTgacatctctgatgatggatcctgcttcgcaatgacagtgtttcatgcagatgtgctcgaTGTTTGTGAGGACTCCAccggtgatgtactgggctgaatccaataCCTTGTGTAGGTTTATCAGGAAGGCAATGATATAATTTAATTATCGTGCCAAATCCTACCTGGATGACGGCGAGAGGGGcactcccagtctgatccttgctgcatgcccggagatcactcccacacgGCGCTGCCCCgggattactgcagtggagacggtCACTCACCTCTTTGCGGCTGGCGAAGACATGTGGAGAAAGATGCAAGGGCCTGTGCCACAGCATCTGCGTGACAAAAGGCTCACTGATTTTCGGGTAAAGGCATTTGACGGTTTATCCTTGTGAACATTTCATGGTGAATAAAGTTTGTTTTGATAAACTTCTGGACTGTGTCTGGAGTTGTGAAAACTGACCTTACATTGGAGCTGGGACAGACATGAGTAAAGTCAGAAAGCTTCTTCAGGATTTCACAAAAAATAATATTTTCTGCCCTGTAAACTAAAATGTCCAGTCCTGTGTTTTTCCCTGCAGCCACGGGTCGGTCATCACCACTGCATCTGTCTCCTCACAGCACAATAgtctctccacatccccaattaCGCAGCTTGAACTAATTTAATAGCTTCTTTCAATATCTACTAAATCCCGCTTTTACACTCCAGTCTCACTCTCTTTAGACCTCGAGAAAAATATCAAAACGTTCTGCCGAacgaactcaacgggtcaggcagcgtctgtggagaaaaATGTACAATCGAATTTCCGGGTCGAGATCCTTCAGCTGGACtctctcaacccgaaatgtcggttgtccatttccctccacagacctGCCTGAcccgctcagttcctccagcatcacgTTTCTTACTGGAGAGTCCAGCATCTGAAGTCTCTTGTGCCTCTCTTTTCAGAACTTGCACCTTTCAGTCCCGCCTCAGACTGAACCAGGCTCTCCTCTCCGGcttcatttctgttctgcttCTTCGCTAGCCCATCACGCCTACTGGGACACAGGCCGCcaacagcagctcgccagagtccCCTGTCCAGGGCCGGGGGTTGATTGGGCCTGTAGCCTCTGATTTTACCACAAGACTTCAATCGTCTTCCAGGGAAAGGTCCTTCCGATCCCAGGGATGAGGCCTTTGGAGGTTTAGTTCACGTTGTTGCCGCACTGGGCTTTGACGAGATGGGGCTGCCagacccatgcccaaccctcctttttttgcagctgggcttgggCAGTCCTTGGCCGAGTTTTCATTTCTGTTAGGACCTATTTAATGTGTTTCAGATCCCACCCTGATATGAAAATGGCCACAATTCTTGCCCTCTGAACATGCGTAGCGACATAACGTTCATTCCCCGAGTCTGCAGCGCGTGCAGTGGGCACTCGCGGTACTGCAGGGGATCTCCAGCTCCTCAaaagtgaaagcattctgaatcaggaagtgctgggagttaacatggcttcgaagAGAAAGGCCGAGAGTTGGATCGAGGAGGTTatttgtcccatctgcctggatttcttcaccgatccaGTTTTACTGGAGTGCGGgcacaacttctgtcgctcttgtatcacacaATGTTGGGCAGGGAAgcagagaaactcctgcccggaatgtagaaATGTGTTTGCCGACCGCATCCTCAGGGTCAATCAGGCCTTAGCAAACCTGGCTGATAAAGCTCGGAATATAAACCTGTATCGTAaacgtcactgcgaggaacatgaggaagaactgaagctcttttgtgaaacggacaagacactgatTTGTCTGATCTGTAGAGATGCGCAGGAACACAGAGAACACCGCTTCATgccgattaaagaagctgttaaaatctaCAAGGTAAAACTAATTCGAATTTGTTGCTCACCACATCATCCATTGTCCACGATACGAGCCTTAATAAACACATCATTCGCCCACCTttcgccatctccaatgggattctACCtggaagcacatctttccctccaaaAGCCCACTCCCACCTCCGCCACTACAGCTCTCCGCTCTCTACGTAATTCCCTTCTCCACTCGCTCTCCCCACCGATGTCCTGGCTGACACCGATACCTGCAAAAGGGACAAGTGCTACGCCTGACTCCTACCACCTCCTCCCTCGCCGCCATTCAGGTACACAAGCAGGCCCaaatcctcccttttcctgcatGATCGATTGTCCTCTTGCATTAGGTACCatgttctccagctctttacctcttccacctgtcctcTCTCAGGTTTACACCTGATCACCCTcccccacgttccccctcacattgtctcacccgtcacctgccagctggttctcatccccgacattttcattctggcttctgctccatTCCTTCCCAGACCCAAAGAAGGGTCCCGTACCGGGATGTCGTCTGTTTACTTTCCctgcgtagatgctgcctgacactgagatcccccagcatgtTGTGTGCGATAATCGAGTTTGATCACCTGATTCTTTTGTTGTTTATTCTTTCTATTTCCTTCACActctgacttccaggatcagctaaaGACTTCCTTAGACTGcctcacaaaaaagaaatcagacttccagaaaaaggagcagcaacagaaagagaagatttccaGAGTTCTGGTGAGGCTTCCTGAGTGGTATTTCTGATATTACCGTTTAGTTTTGCTCCACTTAATGCAGGATAGCAGAGTATCGCAGATCCAATGACCTGGGTCCGATCCTAAGCTCCAGTGAGAACTGTGTTTCATATCAGGGTGGGATCAGAAACACATTAAATAGGTCCTAACAGAAATGAGATGCTTTGTGAGTTTGCATGTTTCCCCTGTGACCACAACAGTTTCAGACACATCCCAAGGACAAGGATGCATGAGTGGTTAATTAGAATTAACCCTCTGAAGCTGGGATATGGTGTATGTGAATTAGATGGGAGTTAATGGGTCAATGAGGGAGAATCGGTCTCAGGAAAacgtgagagaatggggttgatgggaATGTCTCAGAACTAGCATGGATtttaatggaccaaatggtcaTCTTAATGTGATAAGGAAATACAACACAGCAACACA from Hypanus sabinus isolate sHypSab1 chromosome 1, sHypSab1.hap1, whole genome shotgun sequence includes these protein-coding regions:
- the LOC132394332 gene encoding nuclear factor 7, brain-like isoform X2; its protein translation is MASKRKAESWIEEVICPICLDFFTDPVLLECGHNFCRSCITQCWAGKQRNSCPECRNVFADRILRVNQALANLADKARNINLYRKRHCEEHEEELKLFCETDKTLICLICRDAQEHREHRFMPIKEAVKIYKDQLKTSLDCLTKKKSDFQKKEQQQKEKISRVLEQSHSLQSDITSQFAGLREIITEKEQSLLRDLREEEARILKTMEKNLREIQENKRIIQKEISKLKEYLDQKDSVILLKEEARWNRSPSLCRPERGNDETVSQEV